GAGGGTGTTGGTTTACTTTAGGGTTGTTATACAGGTGCATGATGTTGACATACCAACACATGTTCCCATTTCATCTACACCTTACAATGTCATTAAACCTCAACCATTCATTCTACCAATCTTAGCCAACCCAATCAAAGATCCAATAGCTCTTCACCTATCCACTAGAACTGCATGCAGTGAAGAATGAAATGAATCAATTCTACACAGTGGATGATCCTTCAAAGAGAAAATTGCCATCTCTTACAGGTTTTAGAGATCCTAAAAACATGGATGGATATCTAAAACTCAAAGCAAAGCAAGCTGAATGGAGAGCCAAATATGAATGCAAAGAGCAGGGTGATAATGCCATCTCATGTCGAATGCAGTTCTTGCTCAACAAGGTTAAAGAATTAGAAGACTATGCAAGAGACCTGAGTAAAGAGATGTCCAACCTGCCTCCAGATGCTGGTTTACAAGTGGATCTGAGAAAAGATCTCACAAAATTGATCATGAGTGAAAAATTTTACCCTGCCAAAGCTGAACAATTCCTAGACTGGCCACTTGTTGCTCTCAAAGCTGAActtaaaagaattgaaagaatAAAAAATGATCCATGTATGAAAAGATCAGCAccaaattggagcaaatacaaaaagacAATTGCTGATCTTACCTTGGAGTATAAAAGGAAGAAGCAAGAGTTGGTTGCAGCAAAGGTTGGTACAGCcaaagccatagcaaaatggacaagGCAATACACTGATGAGGCTTTTGAAAGGCTGAGAAAAAGGAGAGAGAGACAGATCCTAGCCTTCTAAAGAAGCCTGAATACAAAGAAAAGAAAGCTGATGATCCACAGCAGCAGGCCCTTTCTTTGAAGACCTTGTTTACATCCTCTAGATACTTCTATCATTGTCCTAAatcaaagaaaaaacaaaaatagaTGGATGAAAAGGAAATCAAGGCTCAGGAAGATTTTATTATGAAAGAAGCCCTTCAAAGAATGATTGTAGAAAATCAAGAAGCAACGAAATCACAAGATTCTATCAAAGGAGTCATAAGCAGGCCTCCTTCACCAAACTCATCTAAAATAAAGACTCTCCTAAGAAACCCACTGAACTCAAAAAtagtaaagtggaagtctgatcaaaagaaccacgtattgactctgatcaAGTTCAGTGGTGAAATGAAGCATATTTCAAGGGAAGAAACACTTGGCCTAAATGTAGAAGActtacaagatctccttgagcttacattgtgcagggatgaggatgatgaggattccatgaactttgaattacaattcaaaggtcaAGTTAGGGAACTCCCGATGAGACAATAAAGATCCTTAATAATGgagtgttttggcatcatctgttcgagggggagattgttgggattgaacacTACAAAGGAACAGATGATATATAGCCAAAACTTgttcagagcagtggatccacaATAAGCAGTTGTTTGTAACATATCTTTCCCTTTGACAGTGGCCCTAACATCTGATGACCCAAAGAACTGCTCATTACAAATGCTGCTGATTTAAAGACTGTTGAAGataaagcactgatgttcaatctagtgatatgtctcaagtactgctgaagaccaaAGCGCCGCTGGAGCTATAACAGTGGAAtgagaatcagtagtttagtTGTACATTATATTTGTTATTAGTAGTTTGTATCAGTGGTTGTAGGTTGTTAGGAGGTACAATAACAaccatttttacaaaataatcacccgatcatgtaagtgcattgaagtaaaagtggaaatgatgttATTCATGTGGTGCTGTTACGCTTTTGTTTGACGtctaatatgggttcatgatctAATTAGACGCTTGATGTAATGAGAtcgtattaataacaaataataattaatataactaagtttcCCGAGCCAGGGAAACAATCTCGGGTAATAACCTAGTTGTTTATAAAAGAGCATCCCCAATAAGGGGtgttttttgatgtttttattgTGTCAAGGTGCCATTGCCCCACCAATCACACACATTCTCTCTCTTGTCCCATATTATCATCCAAAAAAacactctctctcctctttcCTCCTTCCCTCTCACAACACCTTTCTCTCTTCTCAAATACATGTTTTTCCTTACATACACCACCACACCTTCTCTTCTCTTCTCCACCTCACACCCTCTCTCATCCACCTCACCTTTCTCTCTCATTAAAAACATCAACATACATCCTATTGTGGATGCTGTAACCGAGAGAGAAGGAGAAAGAGTGTAAAAGTGATAAAAGCGGTGATTGGGAGTTAAGGTGTGttgaatttaaaaatgaaaatgtgTACGGTCTTGCATGGGGAAACTAAGTGAGCATGGTTCTTAAGTCAAACAAATGATCAAGACAGTTTTCACATTAAGAAATGGTTTGGTGAGGTTAGTAGTATAAAAGCATGCCTAGATACTTGAAAAAGTCAAagaattataaataatataaagATGGTGAGGGTAGTTTAGTTGGTGTCGACCAACCAagagaaaaggaaaaaaaataatttaatttTGTGTTTCAATAATAATACAAAGGTGTAGTTACATGTGGGCATTTTAAGGACACCAGTAAGAATATGGAAGGTGTGGTGATCGTGCATATTAGTGTGATTTATTGGATGGAGTGACTAAACGGGTAAGGTTAGTGGTAATAATCAAGTCAAAAGAATTTTGTTGGTACCCATGGCTTtgtagcctagtggtatcttgggggtGAGATAAGAATTTGGACCAATAGGttctgggttcgattctcacaagggggtttttcccatatttattgggtttcctcctgaattggtgtataggcattatgcctagtggagatggatatcatcgggtggttccgctgatggcacgatgatactccagtggtccgtcagtgatccaaatttgccgttcaaaaaaaaaaaagaattttgttGTTAAATATAGATATCGATATggtataaaaataataaattaaaagtgACTAAAAATACTAGCAGGTGCTCACTAGTGTCAAGAGTTAAATATAAAAACATGACGttttttagggtaaattacacttttcgtcctttatgtttatatcggattgcaacggatagcctttaacttcagtAATTACAGTCATAATCCTTTATTTGGTGAACTCATTACACGCTAGGTCCTTTTACACTAACATAGTTAAAAATTTCAGTTAACTCTagtcatgtgcattgcacatgaagGCAATTTCGTCATTTTAAGCATTAATAATATAtagtataataaaaaaataaaaaaacctcaAAACAattaattatttagttaatatatttgttttataatttataatagtATGTATTATTTAAACCATCATCTGCTATAACCCAACAACGACCATCTCCATCTCCTCCATCACCACCGTCCCACCACCACCCAACCCGCCGGAAACcacaatcaccaccaccaactTCGCACACAACCACCACCATCTTTACAACCAACACCGTCATAACTACTTGGGAAGTAGGGTGCAACAAATGAAACCACCGATCCGCCGTCGCTGATCCGTGCGCTTCCGACCTGAATGGTGCCGATGACGTCTCTTCACTAGgctaaactgtcacacccccgaaataccatctagggaatgtccctgctaggcgtgtgacgtaccaataacgagccactaattacattgaacccatacaattttataaataaaatcctcaattattaatgaaaataccatcaacatgtttaaatgaaaaccaacatgttcagcggaagcaaatgataaaccaaagttaaactgtttcaaaaccaatgtatagtatAAATACTTCAATCACACgaatccttccagtcgacccatgaccactcctgctactccagacagcaagttcccaaatccaagatatctaacgacctgcgagcatgcaataagtgtatcagacaacgctggtgagttcatagttttacgaaaacgttggttaccaagtgtttagttaatccattgaatttaatgttgataatatcccGAATACAAGATGGCTTCTGATTTactttgccctttctccaatgctcctatcaaagcattggtcatgactaggtcattagttcaacacccgtcctcccaggtacggggtgaggttgccaaacctaggtagcgctactaactaataccatgttaccccataggtaaccaaacaacacggagggactttaatggtgataggatgagtatattatccaacattccagatttacccaaaaccaatccctctcagggatacccaaAGACTGTCCCAAACcatcgggacgcatgctcaagagagagaTGAAATCACCTttgtttgctcggtaagattaaaatACGTATTCCCAAGTTGATCAATCAGTCCCTATTATGGTTACCGATAGCAGTTAGTTTCGTGTACACGTGAACATGTATTCCTTACATTTATTTACACAAGTTACAAGTAAGCAATACGCACATCATTACGCAAGTATTAGCAAGTATCTGGTCCTACTTATAACCACAATACAGGTTCACATCACACCTTATCACAAGTGGTTCAGTTCACAATTAACTTCACACGTATCGGTTAGTAAACAGTTTCATAATCACATTTAGCGTTATTGTATGGCACACCATAAGTTAATCACATAATAAGATGGCACTAGGGGTTTGGGTCATATATTCAACACATATCATCAATAATATCCAACtgttattatggttcttataatCCACTCGGCCCATCTAATCCAATCGAGTCATGTGTTAGCGGATACAAAGTGGGCAGCTAATGTACCAATCGGGTACAAGTGTATGTGTGACCCGATATTTAATTAGTTCTAGTGCAGCCCATATACTAACCAAACTGTGTTGGACTAAACTATTATAGCCCAACTCTTTTACATGACCCACTATTAAGCTGTTAGATCCATATTTCCGGTAATCCCGACCACCCCTCATGTTACCCAGCCCCAAACACAACAGGCCTCAACCTAAGATGAATCACATTACCTCCCACGGCCCACTAGTTTACGTGCAATCTGATCCAGCAAAGCCCATTAACCCTATGCGGCCCAAAACAGATTGTGTGTAATTGTTTCATTTTCGCCAATAAGCATAACTATTCTGATCAATATTCAATTTAATCATGTCCTCATAGTTAATATTGAGTAACCTTGAAATCAAGAGTTAATTCTTGTTTCACATGCTTATCTAATCGCTCAACAGTTTGTTCATATAATCAAAGTGAACTTTCTATCCTATAATAACCAACCCTGATGCCCATGTACATATCCAAAACCCCATCAGGTTAACATAGCGATCCCAATCAAAGATTTACACTACTGTGCACCCTAGTATTCTTTATTGAAACCCCTAATATAGCTTATTGATATTCTGGAAACTATCCTTCAAGTTTACCTACTACGGTACCGGAATGAATGTGATCTCCACCGGACATACGTAACGCTTTAGCTAGTACACGGAAGTGCATACcatcagtggcggatccaggggtgttttgggggttcccgggaaccccctcggtttggaaaaaaatgaaaaaaacagtGGAAATTttgtatgatttaaaaaaaatagtgaaaATTAGTGAAAATATACCAAAAGGAACCCGGTGAAAAAAAATCTTGAATCCGCCACTGCATACCATGATTCTTCTGTCTATCAATATGCATTGCGCGGTGGATGTGAAGAAGTAGACCATTATCTCGGCAATACTGAGACAAGCTAGTATTTGCAGTGAATCCACCTGTTAGGTAGTCATGCATTACGATAGGAACTCTCAATTCTCTAGCAAATACAGCCCTTTTCATCATATCTTCGCAATTACCCGTAGTAGCATTCAAGTAATGCCCTTTAATTTCACCTGTTTCAGCTTGTGCTTTATAAATAGCTTCGGCACAAAATAAGAAACGGTAATCCACCTAAAAGAAAACAATGTTAGACCATCACATAATTACCAATTTCAACAAATAATCATACATACAATTCTGACCCTACAATAATATTTTAACAATCTCCTTAAAGTCGCAAGACAATTAATCACACATAGCCGAGAGGAATCAGGGTATACACATCAAACAGAATCATGCAAGGGTTATCAAATTATATCGTGCATATAAAACATGATCATCGATTATTAACCACATACAATTCAGTTTAAGGTTTGCAAGATTATAAAGCTATTAATGAATGATCAATTAACTCACATAACATATAATCAGAATACACATATAAGATAACTAACCAATATGCAAGATAATGGCTGACTTGTAGCAATTAGAGGAAAACAACTTCGACAGAGGGGAGAGGGTTTCTCCTGCCATCGCAAttccaagggggggggggtctctaGTCGCACAACAAGGGAAGGGGTAGGGTTATGTTTTGAGTTTTATGTTAACAGCCATGTAATACGTATACAACTTAAATATAAGTTTTTGGGCGATCACAGGCTACCCGAAGTGggctgttaaaacacaatatgGGCCCATGACAATCCCATTTGGGCTTTACAAGATTCATGCATAAGTGTGATATGCATAAGTATGATTTGATTAAAGATATATGCGTGTACGGGTTAGGCTCAAATAAACTGACGGCCCACAAGTGTTGAGTAATTCCACGGCCCAAAAGTATCAAGTAACAGGATTGTaataacacaaaacataaaaCAAGTTTCGTCTAAACAAGGAATAATGATCAGTTAGGATTACTGGATTAAACGGCACAACCCTTGAAAGTTCGGATTGTCACATAAACTGTACACTCCAGCTCACTCGAATCGAACCTATGTGACGAACTCCGCGACCGCCactgatacgcgcaaaatgcaacatataaattatatcaattgtggcataaaactaaccctttttagtactaatgttggaaaaagtgtgcctttgtcttccttttgtattttcaggattaaatgagctcaaattaacaaaagaagcaaaaagacagcaaaatctaacataaatacaagaaaagggacaaaagtggattgcccgacccctcgacagcatcctcttaagcaaaacaaagaaggcagaagactgaacacgccccgtgctcagcgagcacggggccgtgcccaagaagcagcagaaaagacaaactaatagaagcttctattgcccaccacggggtcgtgcccagcggacacgggggcgtggttagAGTACTGCAGgagcatttattgtaattgcgaattacaattaatgaagagagagagtgtcagacggacacggggccgtgcccagcgggcacggggccgtgctcaggcttctgttcagcctataaataggagtgcttggagccatttcaactcatcccttggcacaccacctctctcacacttcacccaccacccaccaccaccataacaccatcatccaccaccatcatccattgtccatcatagagtgtgtgagtcgtctcgggatccaagattgatcgtaagagttcttgacaatcaaaggccatgtttgcctaagtctcttacatcacttggtgaagacaagtgtctagtgtaatactttttatttttaatcttttgcactttttatttggttttgtattaatgactttaataactagttttttttgttgaaggtgattcttccttatcgtttgtctgtggtgtcttgacattattttactgtctatataaaataaaagattttcaccattcatatctccacggtctatatggaggtatgttggctacctggtcgggggttaagggaacggtttggtaagagtcttgcatttgttcagcgtttagaggtcctgcaagggacctgggttaAATTTAGTATGATCTaattcaatacccaaaggtattggatggcggggatccaaactctttgaccccctcataagttaaactactattaatactataacccggctatttaggactgtatccctgctgactcagactacttagtcaagggtaacgtcaccttcaaaagaggggcctaccataatttgcattaataacttaactaattatctttcaataatccgaccctttaggattgtatccttgctgactcaaactactgggttgagggtaacgtcaccttcaaaagaggggcctactacaataactaagataatctcttaaacaagtgcaaaagtgcgaaaataatcaaaggttacactatacacgagtcggatccaagtgattcatcttgtctatctgtttttatttttatttttatttttcagcaattagttagttttattttcttagctttaaaatcttttctaacattttgatttgattagacgttgaggataaaccggtactaaaagctcttgtgtccttggacgacctcggtatcttaccaacactatactacgtccacgatgggtgcacttgcccatatgtgtgtgtagtgttagtaaatatcatgttttataaatttaaaacttggctaaaaagtgtaaaaagggcttaaaatatatacctaaaacatatacacactagcatgcatcaagtttttggcgccgttgccggggacacaaggattgtatgaaagcttaaaatcgacggcttaatcagtttttcaaaacctttttaaaacgcacgcacatttttctgcattttagtttagtttgcatttacagtagcctgaacacggggccgtgctcactgaacacgcccccgtgctgcatatttttagctAGATACCCAGATatagagtctgaacacggggccgtgtccactgaacacgcccccgtgtccaacaagaccagtaactttaattaaaacgcccagatacagaccctgaacacggggccgtgtccactaaacacggggccgtgtccagcctctgtttccgtctctGTTttttttctggtcccgagactctgttgtggtctgttgagtgatccccatggatcaatactcaggaggctataACTACACCTAtaaggaggatgattatatgagagattattgcactaattgtggaaacccgcactcggtacaatattgtagcttatttcaaccatccacttcatacaactattatgaggagcccaggtacgagccatcaacttcatacacatcctatgaagaccaaaggtatgaaccttctccctcatactcatattttgacgaaccaaggtatgagccttcatactcataccttgaggaatcaagatatgagccaccaccttcatacacttattatgaggaaccatggcgtgaacaacccacctcatatgagtactatgaagaataAAATTTCGACcgttatccatcatatacttacaatgaagaacaatggtatgaaccatctacttcatatgggtactatgaggaaccaaggatcgaacaaccgaggatcccgatccttactctattaccgaaatagccgataggataatagaaaaacttaaaactatcgaacgttgcataaaagaatctcgcgcaagggaagaggagtcccgcgcagagaagaattaaaaaaagaaccgatagttgaagagttaaaaatggaagaacaaataagtgaaaaaacgactcatgagttaaacaacgaaaaaggtgaggccaataacgctaaaattcaagaagtgtctaattttgaagaaattaatctcttgtcaccttctttcgaaaatcattgtttagtaccaactcatgctaagtttttaaaagagttaaacactaacactaaaattgaagaaatagtaagtgttaagttaactaatgatcaaacttcgctaataaaagaagatccttttgaaattaacattacaccggttccatgtttttttcaaaattcatttattagtaatgtcaccattgataaagatctttatgttaacataatgcctaattacattttcgaaaaattaagtattagtgattttactccacttcaaatacccatttttctatttaATCGGAAAGTAATACAATCAATTGGTATAgtggaggatgtcttggttcaaacaaatcaaatggtaatcccaaccgactttgtcatcctcgatgacgctcctctagtgttgggatgACCTTtcgtaaaaactcatgaagctttgaaaaaccggaagtttaataatctacctcttcagttaggggcattcaaaaggagcatagatcttgagcgttcaatgaaatatccttttggcaataatgaccccctaatagaagatgaagatgagccacccgatacaagtgatgaagttgaccactttgttgaagaagaggtcgccatagaacaaacctataaagttcttgatctaaatgagccacgaaataaggagtctcctaaaaacccacccattgagctcaaggaacttccgaaaggtttggaatatgcttttctagacaaagatggtaaattacctgtaattatttcgtctaaattaagtagtgtagaaaaagaaaaattaattaatcttcttaaaaaacataaaaatgcgatcgcttggaagcttgtagatattaaaggaataaatccttccatgtgcacgcacaaaattttgatgaacgatgactacaaaacggtaatacaaccacaacgtagagtaaatccaaatgtgcaagaagtggttaaaaatgaggtcatcaaactacttgacgccggactaatttatcctatctccgatagtccatgggaaagtcccgtccaagtagtcccaaagaaaggaggtatgacggtaataactaatgaaaagaatgaattaataccaacaacaaccgtcacaggatggagagtttgtatagactatagacgattaaatgaagcaacaaggaaagaccactttcctttgcccttcattaatcaaatgttagaacgactatccggtcataaattttactgtttcttggatggtttttcaggttactttcaaattccaatagcacctgaagaccaaggaaatacaactttcacatgcccctatggaactttcgcttatcgacgcatgccatttggtctatgtaatgcacctgcaacattccaacgttgcatggtggccattttccatgatatgatagaaaaaactatggaagtgttcatggacgacttttctatctttggagattcatatgaccaatgcctcgataacctcgaacgaatgctatcccgatgtgaggaaactaacctcacCCTTAGCtgggaaaaatgtcatttcatggtcacagagggaatagtacttggtcacaaaatctcgagcgaaggaatggaagttgatcgagtaaaagtagacactatttctcgattacctccaccctcctccgttagagcaatcagaagtttcctagggcatgccggattttatagaaggtttatcaaggacttttcaaaaatttcaagactgtaggtcccgtttttcctgtaggaccggttttgacgccgttcgattgcgtaacgaacgtttcacgtgcggaatccgtgaacgtgtgtgaccgaacacacaataacgtactagtaacgagaatctattgaaagatatgacaaatccggtacaagattcacgtttacaatgactttctctctctagactttctctctctaaacttgaatcACCAAATGTACAAAATGAGATCTTAAGTCTTCCAAGAATTTTTTAACTTCTAAACTTATGTCATCAacatcctatttataggccttggaattaatgaggattctcattaattaccaaaacgccacctTGCTATTTCTAACTAATTATGACATTAtgtgcttgatttcttccggcttttcactacgactcgaattgacgaaggcgatagacaataaatgtatcaacaatctcccccttggatattgccgtagtcaatccgtagtgaaactcgtagcaacttgtctttctctctctcttgagttcctcttgcttgaacagaatcccggtggatctgtcttcagctttcgttgctctctttcttcagaatcttcaggctccccctttcgtcaagcttccgtgcttttgggatcgacacctggctttccgtagcGACAAACTCAGAAACCTGCATATCTCAACCTCTCTGTTacaaacaaacaatattgtgattcaacttaatgaaacaactaaacatttgagaattttcacatttaaaaatgatcaaaaatttgaaacattccaaattctgattcaacgtaatgaatcatcttaaacatttcaaaccatttaaccaacctgtctgttcatcatgtttagcctttgagattttgaatatcagcttttcaccatcagttgtcgaaaatctttttggattttttcaaaaaaaatgaaacataaatgcaaagacagaaattaaatgcagaaatgaaatatgtacaaac
This genomic stretch from Helianthus annuus cultivar XRQ/B chromosome 8, HanXRQr2.0-SUNRISE, whole genome shotgun sequence harbors:
- the LOC118480948 gene encoding ribulose bisphosphate carboxylase large chain-like, whose protein sequence is MNLSFFIEKIEERELELRKNNAATDKVEFKSEENVREEEEQVDYRFLFCAEAIYKAQAETGEIKGHYLNATTGNCEDMMKRAVFARELRVPIVMHDYLTGGFTANTSLSQYCRDNGLLLHIHRAMHIDRQKNHASTIGCMLMFLMREKGEVDERGCEVEKRREGVVVYVRKNMYLRREKGVVRGKEERGERVFFWMIIWDKRENVCDWWGNGTLTQ